A genomic stretch from Hemicordylus capensis ecotype Gifberg chromosome 5, rHemCap1.1.pri, whole genome shotgun sequence includes:
- the LOC128327550 gene encoding uncharacterized protein LOC128327550 — protein MGGCWSCVACRSHPEAEPKDEVEEGALTDHPRNPSHVAPFSGGLPNVLGDTLGKELIEEPSLPEPLPVPGMTNDILEEELTEEPPVPEPLPTPCITNDLLGKVLIEDTSVPGPSILTDTPKEAASVSEPLLEPSIAYNYLQKEVELFKGLQHDYVQQQLRVRRISQQFPRSLRAINLQIGHMCTRLIRSEVRLQWWEREGMFTACP, from the exons atgggtggctgttggtcatgtgtggcctgcag gtctcacccagaggcagaaccaaa ggatgaagttgaagagggggcactgacag atcATCCCAGAAACCCATcccatgttgcaccattttctgggggactccccaatgttttgggggacactctggggaaagagctcattgaggaaccctccttgccagaacctcttccagtacctggcatgaccaatgacatcctggaggaagagctcactgaggaaccccccgtgccagaaccccttccaacaccttgcatcaccaatgacctactagggaaagtgctcattgaggatacctcagtgccaggtccttccatcctcacagacactccaaaggaagcagcttctgtgtcagagcccttactagagccttccattgctTATAATTATCTACAGAAAGAAGTAGAACTCTTCAAAGGGTTacagcatgactatgtccagcagc aactgagggttcgccgcatttcccagcagttccctcgttctctccgggccatcaacctgcaaattggTCACATGTGCacaaggctcatccgcagtgaagttcggctgcagtggtgggaaagggaaggtatgttcacagcatgcccctga